gtttcccacttgGTTCAGGGAGAGGCCTTGTGGCCCGGTGTGATGCTGGTCCTGCACTGGCTGCTGTGtgactctgagcctcagttttctcagctGTGAATCAGGGATGACAGTGCCTCAAGGATGGGCAGGCTCAAGGGGCTCCCGTCCAGACGTGCTTAGAAGGGACGTGCTCAGTTATAAAGAAGGTGGAGGACGGGACGCTTCCCCTGGAGCCTCCCCTCTGGGGTATGCCTCTGCTCTGGATGTTATCTGCGCCCCCTGCCCCCTGCGGGTAGAGGACGTCCACATTTCTCAAAGGCCCAGACAGCCCCTCTTGGCTGAAGGCCTGGGCCTCCAGTGTGGAGGTCAGCAGCACTGGTCAGTAGGAGCCAGATTTGACTTTCTGGTTTGGCCTCTGGTTTGGCCTCAGTATCTGAAGCATCTTGATCAGCTTAATTTGCCTCTGGGCCCAGTTTTCCGCCTGTGAACTGGGAATGATAACTGTAGTGTTCCGAGGCTGTCGAGTCCAGCTGAGGCATGTGAGGTATGCAGTAAGAGGGACCCCGCAGCGCCTCCCCTCCAGCCTGACCCTGTCCCCCCAGTGACCCTCCCAACCTGGGGCTTCTGTCCTCCTAAAGTCCTGTGCCATCCCACCCCATCTCAGCACGGCCACACCCTCCCTGCAGCTGGGGCCTGGCCCATCCTGCTTGCTGTCCACTCGGCCCTTGGCCTGGGAGCCGCCCTCTGCGGACACTGTGGCCACCGGCCCCCGCCCTCCCATCACacctgcccctcctttcctcacaTACCATCCTTTTGGATGATCAGGAGTAGAGGAAAGGGTGGGATTTCTGGGTGCAGGGGTGCATGCCTgcgatcccagtgacttgggaggccagggcaggaggatcacaagttcaaggccagcctggacaacttagcaacccccatctcaaaaagaaTAACTAGAAAGGGccggctgtagttcagtggtagagcaccctgggtttaatccctggtgctgCACATCAAGCCAAAAAAAAGCCAGggggattttgttttctttgtcacAAGTGATGCCGTGATGTCTCCCTGCCTTGTGTCCCCAGGGCTCCCTTCACTGTCCTGGGCTTGAAATCCAGGCTCCTTCCAGAGGCCCTCAGGCCTCCTCCCCACTTGCTCTTCCTCCCAATCACAGTGGTGaccttcccctctgccctccaTGTCCTCAGAAATTGCCTCCCCCCTTGGCCCCCCCATCCCCACCATTTCCACCGAAAGCTCTTCTGATTCCAGAGCCCATTCCCTTAGAAGCAGGAGGGTGTGGGTGTCCACCATGCCCCTCCTCCACCCGGGCTGCTGCTGTTCCTTTGATGACCAGCCCTCGTAGGTACCAGGCAGGGGCTCCTGTTCTCCGGCTCCGGAAGCTTCCTTTCCCCTGTGGTGGTCACACCCCATTCACAGACCCGCTCCCTGCCCCTCTTGTGCCGCAGGTGATTCTCCTGGTCCACTGGCTGCTGACAACCTGGTGAGTAACTGCGGGAGTCTGCCTGCATGCAGGGGCTCCCCGCTGTGCTGTGTCTGTGGGTGTGTGCCCTTGCGTCTCCTAGGGGCTGTGTCCGCGTGTCCCCAGGTCCCTGTCAGCCTGGGCAGGCCACTTAGGGCAAGCCGCAGTTCCCCATGAAGCCTGCTTTCCATCTGTGCAGTGGGGTAAGGACAGGGCCCCGCAGGAGCGGGAGGGAGAATGCAGCTCCTCGGGCACCCCCAGGGCCTGCAGAGACACAAGGCTCCAGTGGGCCAACTTAGCACTCGCTGTCGCCTCTTTTGTGTCTGTGGAGTTTCCTGGGGCGTCTCTGCCAAACCAAGACAGGAAACCCTAGAGCTCACGTGCGCATTTTGCAAACTTCCAAGTGCAGTGCACGTGCAGACGGCTGTGAGGGACATACACAGCGAGAACAGCTCAGGTGCAGGTTTCCCTGTCACTCTCCTGGAGCCTCTGAGCAGGCAAGCCTGGGCGGAAGCCGGGCACCTGCTTTCCTGACACCCTGAGACGAGATGATTTAGTCAACCGCTTACGGAGCCCAGCTGCCTGCGCCCCAGCTTCTCTGCACAGGTTTCCTGCATGTGACACTCTGTGAACATCATTTAAATCTATGAAGCGCCCACAGCTTGCTGGCCATGGAGGCCCCGGGAGGCAGACTGAGGCCGTCCACGGCCTGTCCTCCAGGGAGGCGGGACCTCCAGGGAGGCGGGAGGAGCAGGGCCTCTGCAGCCAGGCTGCTCACATCCCAGCCCCACCTCTTAGCCGCGGAGTGACCTCGGAGTTCGGTCTCTGAGAGGCTAGGACAATAACATGCCTCCCCCAGGACGGAATGGAAGGCGCAGAACCCCTCTGGGTCCCACGGAGGGCCCTGGGTTAGCAGGTTTCCATTGGATTAACAAGCAAACCAGTAAACACCCTGTCAGACAGCGGCAGTGCACTGTAGGGTAGAGCGGATGTCGCGTTAGGGAACTCATACTTAACGCTGGGCAGTGAGGGACGGGGTCTCGGAGTTGACATCTGAGCTGGGACTAAATCACCAGGGCTGAGTGTCTGGGGAGCTGCACAGGGCTGGGCTAGGGAGGTGAAGGTGGCGGTACTGGCCAGACCCCCTGGGGCACTCGCCCAACCCCGCAGGCCCTGTGAAGGGTCTATTTTATTTCAATGGGAGAGAAAACGGTGTTTTTAGCAGAGGGGTGACCATCAGATTCACATGCCGACTGCGTTTTCAAGAGTGGTCTGCTGGGCCAGGAGTGGCCGCATGGAGACCCTGGGGGGAGGCCGTGCCCAGTCAGGAGGGGTGAGGTGACTTGCTGATGTTTGAAGTGCAGCCAGCTGGCCTTGCAGACTGGGGCCTGTGCTCTGAGGAGGCCTGGGACTCTGGAGCAAGAGGGAGGTGACCTGTGGAAGGGCGGGCAGCTGCAGGGCGGTGGCCATCTGATGGACAGAGGTCTCTCCCCCAGGGGCTGCATGGGGTTCTCGGGCTCCTATGCCTGGGCCAACTTCACCATCCTGGCCCTGGGCGTGTGGGCCGTAGCTCAGCGGGACTCTGTGGACGCCATAAGCATGGTGAGCAGGGAGGGGCGTGGGGTGGGCTTCAGGCTCTGCCGCCTCTCACCTACCCCGGTTCTCTCTCTTCCTTGGTCCCCCATTTTCAGCCTTCAGGCTGCCTGTCCACCTGCCTGCCAGCTGGCCTGCTCCCTGCTGGGTGCCCTGGGGAGCCCATGTCTGTATTGCTTTTCCCAAGACAGACCCAGGGAGGGGCCCAGCAGTGCCCCAGATGGGCCACTCCCCCAGGTGGGCTGACCTCTGACAGCTTCTTCATCACTGTGATCGAAAGACctacaagaacaattagaggagaagtATTGgggggctcccagtttcagaggcctcagtccatctctggggctggaggtgaggcaggacatggagaagggtgtggtggagggaagcagagggactccactcaccagggacaaaataaataccccagagccacgcccccaatgcccaccccCTGCCGCCACACTCCAcggcctccagttaccactcaaggGGTTAGCGCCCTGATTGGGTGAGAGCCTCCTGACCCAGTCACGgcacttctaaaccttcttgcatcgcCTCATGCAGGAGCCTTGGGGGGAGAGGGAAGGTGGCTGGGAGACCTGGCCTGGAGGGCGCCCCACTTCTGTACTGAAGTTAGAATTGACCCAGCCCCCACCAGCCCGCCCCAGCTCTTCCCGGGGGCCGCAGCCCTCAGTGGTAGAGAAGGGTTCCTTTGTGGCGGCCATGTGTCCAGGAGCTCCAAGGGATCTTCCAACTTGGAGGTTTAGACCAAGTCTTTGACCCCGTCGCGGCCTGGGGAGGTGGATTGTCCTCTCCGAAGCCCTGCAGGCTGCAGGCAGGCGGCTCTGctcccctccaggccctgccctctggcctgACAACGCTGCAGCAGAGCCCGAGGAgcagagggcagggccaggcttCTGGGCTGGTGTGTGCAGAGGAGGAGCCACGTGTCTCAGGAGCCGGGCAGTGCCCCCAAACCTGTGGCTATGTGTCTTGCAGTTCCTGGTGGGCTTGCTGGCCACCATCTTACTGGACATCATCCACATCAGTGTCTTCTACCCAGTGGTCGCCACCTCGGACAGTGGCCGCTTCAGCGCCGGCATGGCCATCCTCAGCCTGCTGCTCAAGCCCTTCTCCTGCTTCCTGGTCTACCACATGTACCGGGAGCGCGGGGGCCACCTCCTGTCCCACGGTGAGCCTGCCTCCAGCCGCCCCACTCCCCCTGCTGTGGCCCCTGCCCATGGGCCTGGGGCTCCAGCGCGGGCAGGCGTGTGGTGTGGCTCCCCACCAGGCT
This genomic interval from Urocitellus parryii isolate mUroPar1 chromosome 11, mUroPar1.hap1, whole genome shotgun sequence contains the following:
- the Agtrap gene encoding type-1 angiotensin II receptor-associated protein, translated to MELPVVNLKVILLVHWLLTTWGCMGFSGSYAWANFTILALGVWAVAQRDSVDAISMFLVGLLATILLDIIHISVFYPVVATSDSGRFSAGMAILSLLLKPFSCFLVYHMYRERGGHLLSHDFLGHSQEHSAYQTIESPEPPADPYAVPEGRGQATRGY